A single region of the Thermocrinis jamiesonii genome encodes:
- a CDS encoding succinate dehydrogenase/fumarate reductase iron-sulfur subunit: protein MLIRVKLYRNHESLFKEFDVALEPNHTVLDILYTLKENYDPTLSFRSMCRAGICGTCGVKVNSKPVLACKTKVGELEHPITIEPLDNLPIIKDLVVDHSVLMERLKKLRVWYEPLGSNLQTFKTNPMVDKSFECIACGLCDASCPVFLTNQDFGGPMSFLRIYKLTQDPRHSKREDSLLRVKDGHLQLCTHCKNCSMVCPLGLMPESIIKFEEAELIKKGLISQNLSNSFDFF from the coding sequence ATGTTGATACGTGTAAAGCTATACCGAAATCATGAAAGTTTATTTAAAGAGTTTGATGTTGCCCTTGAGCCAAACCACACAGTATTAGACATCCTATATACCCTTAAAGAGAACTACGATCCTACGCTTTCTTTTAGGAGTATGTGCAGGGCTGGAATATGTGGAACGTGCGGGGTTAAGGTTAATTCAAAACCAGTGCTTGCATGCAAAACCAAAGTAGGGGAGTTAGAGCATCCCATAACTATTGAACCTCTTGACAATTTACCCATCATAAAAGACTTAGTGGTAGATCATTCAGTGTTGATGGAACGACTCAAAAAGCTAAGGGTTTGGTATGAGCCCCTTGGTAGTAATCTTCAGACATTCAAAACAAACCCTATGGTAGATAAAAGCTTTGAGTGTATAGCCTGTGGTCTGTGCGATGCGAGTTGTCCGGTCTTTCTAACCAACCAAGACTTTGGCGGTCCTATGAGCTTTTTGAGAATTTACAAACTAACGCAGGATCCGAGACATTCAAAAAGAGAGGATAGCCTCTTGCGTGTAAAAGATGGGCACCTTCAACTTTGCACTCATTGCAAAAACTGTTCTATGGTGTGCCCACTGGGACTGATGCCAGAAAGCATCATAAAATTTGAAGAAGCTGAACTAATAAAAAAAGGTCTTATTTCTCAAAATCTTTCCAACAGTTTTGATTTCTTTTAA
- the uppS gene encoding polyprenyl diphosphate synthase, with the protein MLKIPKHLAIIMDGNGRWAQEKGLPRIAGHYEGTKRAEEIVYACQDLGIKFLTLYTFSTENWKRPAEEVKALFELFENYLGKKITELKERNIKLRFIGRKDRIPKTTLKIMEEAEEQTKDCSSFTVILAVDYGGRDEIIRAVNKILSSGIKSVTEEEFSKFLDLAGIPDPDLLIRTAGEERISNFLLWHIAYTEFYFSPVYWPDFTKEELLKALEDFSYRKRKFGAVL; encoded by the coding sequence ATGCTAAAAATACCAAAGCATTTAGCCATAATTATGGATGGAAATGGGAGGTGGGCGCAGGAGAAGGGATTGCCAAGGATAGCGGGGCACTACGAAGGGACTAAAAGGGCAGAAGAGATAGTGTATGCATGCCAGGATTTAGGGATAAAATTCTTAACTTTATACACCTTTTCAACGGAAAATTGGAAAAGACCCGCAGAGGAGGTCAAAGCCCTTTTTGAGCTTTTTGAAAACTATCTCGGTAAAAAGATAACTGAGTTAAAAGAGAGGAACATAAAACTAAGGTTTATCGGAAGAAAAGACAGAATTCCAAAGACCACTTTAAAGATCATGGAAGAGGCAGAAGAGCAAACAAAAGACTGCAGTTCTTTTACGGTGATTTTGGCCGTAGATTACGGAGGAAGGGACGAAATAATAAGGGCCGTGAATAAAATTCTTAGCTCTGGGATAAAGAGCGTAACAGAAGAGGAGTTTTCCAAGTTTTTAGACCTTGCAGGCATACCAGACCCAGACCTTCTTATAAGAACTGCTGGAGAAGAGAGGATATCCAACTTTCTACTTTGGCATATAGCTTACACAGAGTTTTACTTTTCCCCCGTTTATTGGCCAGATTTTACAAAGGAAGAGCTACTAAAAGCTCTGGAAGATTTTTCCTACAGAAAGAGGAAATTTGGTGCAGTTCTATAA
- a CDS encoding phosphatidate cytidylyltransferase, with product MQFYKGREAIGILIGALTLLSAFLPDLLFLFVLSLLSFGIGRELSKVLNILEVSYFAPLVLLLSSYRLELGIFAVLAFGFLIAYLSWSLDSLLKSVLILTYAGLLPSFLLLVKSQSEWEFLKLVFFAYTVDTASYYAGKLFGKRALAPRLSPKKTWEGLVGGTLAGVLFFLIINKPVLLAIPFVLVALLGDLFKSFIKRQVGIKDFSQLLGEHGGLTDRFDSVLFIGIFWTIFLI from the coding sequence GTGCAGTTCTATAAAGGAAGAGAAGCGATAGGAATACTTATAGGAGCCTTAACCTTACTTTCTGCATTCCTTCCGGACCTATTGTTTTTATTTGTGCTTTCTCTTTTGTCTTTTGGTATTGGAAGAGAGCTGAGTAAAGTCTTAAACATTTTGGAAGTTTCATATTTCGCTCCCTTAGTTCTTCTGCTTAGCTCTTATAGGCTTGAGCTTGGCATATTTGCGGTTTTAGCCTTTGGTTTTCTGATAGCTTACCTTAGCTGGTCCTTAGATAGTTTGCTAAAAAGCGTGCTTATACTGACTTACGCTGGGCTGTTGCCTTCCTTTTTACTTTTGGTAAAATCCCAAAGCGAATGGGAGTTTCTAAAGCTTGTTTTTTTTGCATATACGGTAGATACCGCTTCTTACTACGCAGGCAAGCTTTTTGGAAAAAGGGCTTTGGCTCCAAGGCTTTCTCCTAAAAAAACCTGGGAAGGCCTTGTAGGAGGCACTTTGGCAGGAGTGTTATTTTTCTTAATAATCAACAAACCTGTCCTCCTTGCTATTCCATTTGTCTTAGTAGCTCTACTTGGAGACCTTTTTAAGAGTTTCATAAAAAGGCAGGTTGGTATAAAAGACTTTTCCCAATTGCTAGGAGAACACGGTGGTTTAACAGATAGGTTTGATTCGGTGTTGTTTATTGGTATTTTTTGGACGATTTTTTTAATATAA